Genomic DNA from Cucurbita pepo subsp. pepo cultivar mu-cu-16 chromosome LG13, ASM280686v2, whole genome shotgun sequence:
aattcaaaatttgaggtacaatacaaataaaaaaaatacaagtttTTCAACAGCGTTCTATCTGCCGGGAATTGATGGAGATTAAGccttgatttttattattattattttatgaattatttaaattttgaatatccATGAAACACAGGAAGTCAAAGTCAACCTAATCATGACAGATTACTGCATGCCTGGAATGAGTGGCTATGATCTACTCAAACGACTCAAGGTCAATTCCACTACTACCCTTTCATACATACAACAAATTAatgcttattttttttccacctctaaattttagattattgTACCTGTCCAATTTCATCACtgtcaaatattatattatttaaattttattttgtacttCCTTTATATTATTACGATTTACCGTTAGCGGATATTAtccttttgtattttcttttaaaattttaatattatttaaattttactttggACTTCCTTTATATTATTACTATCCATTGCTGGCCGATATTATCCTTTTGTATTTCCTTTCAAtcttccactcaaggttttaaaatacaattttcacaccattataaggaaGGTGTTTCCTTCTCTAACAGATgcgagatctcataatccacccacTTAGGGGCCTAGTTGTTGGCACACGACATGATAtctataccatttataactgTTCAAGCCTACCGCCAATGAATGTTTATTTCCCCTTAacaggaatgtttcgttacccTCTCCGACCCATGTGGATCTCAGAGTtacattataatttaattctttatttttttcccctctaaAATCcattagatttttaaaattaagatttttttattataaaaaacttattttattttaaaatttggctatgaactcaaaattattgaaaaaatcaCACACAATTTGAATATCAAACTTAGAGctaaaatatcaatattagAAGATGATTGCTTACCTGATACGTGAATTGGCAGGGATCTTACTGGAAAGATATTCCTGTTGTTGTCATGTCATCAGAGAACGAGCCTTCAAGAATCAACATGTAAAAAGATTGATGCTCTCTCACTCGATTTCTTctctaaaattcaaattttagtttaattcaCAAAGTGATCGTAAAATGAATCGATGAACTTACCAAACAAATGCAATTTAACTTACAGGTGTTTGGAAGAAGGGGCAGAGGAATTCCTTTTGAAGCCTCTTCAACTTTCCGACGTGAAGAAGCTCGAGCCTCACCTTCAAAAGTCCCTCACTCGCTGTTCTGCAGAAATAAAGGAAGAACAAACCGTTGGATTTGGAATTGAAATCGGAATCGGAATCGGAATCGGAATCACTGATTCCGATGTCGTCGACGGCGGAAACAACTCAGATAGTAACAAGAACGACAATAGCGATCTGAAAGGCGACCGAAGCTGAAAGAATTGCAAGGTGGAGCATAAGAAATGGTGCAATATTGGCAGGTAGCATTTCGTCGAACACCTTTCCTGCAATATAAAATGGCTTGTATACCGATCGTGTTTGATGATCAGTGCCTCCCAAAATGGGATGTGTTGGAGCGTAAATCAATCTAGGGTTTACAACTCGgattaaaattatcaaatgaaATTTCCATTTTGTCTCTAGGGTTCAGTAATCAAGCGCTGAAAATGGCGGAAAACCAAGAGTTTCCAGTTTTTGGAACTAAGAGCGCCAGAGGATTAAAAAGAATCCATAAAATCAAATTCCTaacacaaaaatttgaaaacaattatTGGAATGAAAACTCGAgtttgatttttatgtttttatgtgttatttggtataatttataatatattatatacttattttattaatttataaatttttttaattgcaattctccattttaaaatatcgaAATTCGAGTAACAATTTGTATTgatctaaattaataatataatatttaatgttatttttatttttaaaatattaaaagcgTAGGAATAAAATAGCAACCTGAATTGGAAATTactacataaatattttttttaaaaaagctgAAAGTAGATACAGTAgcaattttaaagatttagaagatttttgttttttttttaaatagcaattttattactttattacttaaacacaaaaattaaaatctcacAAAACTCcgttaaaatatgaaaaatcacCCATTTCCTACCACGGTTATTGTCCAACAAgctatggtaaaaaaaaaaaaaaaaaaaaaaaaattagtgggGAAGCCCCCTAAAAATTGAAGGCTTCCCTCCGCTCTAACGTTTATAAGACAGTGAGTGGAGTGCATAAACCCCTTTAGAATAGGGGTATGCCCCGCAAGTACTACACCAGTTCGTAAGTCAAGTTTCGAACGAGTCTTGTCTACAAACTTTAGAGATAGGGACAAAACAGCTCAACCAATAGGGAGAGGGGCGACCTCGTCTTGCTTGCTTCTGGCGAAACTTAGCACACTAGATAATCGACATTCTTTTATGGTAGGAATACGACTTTTTGGGCCAACCACAATACAAGTCCTGAGCGATGTCgaagtaatatatatatatattattaaaggCATAAAGAGGGCAGTAGAAATTAAAACACTAAACTAGGCCTGTGAATTAAACATAACTCAGATATTTTTGCTGTCACATAACCGTTACACTAACTACGGGTAGGATAATAGTAAGTAAAAGCTAACTGAAAAGCAAAGAGCCTGCGTCGcatattattgtttattttcaaaacataacaaaaaaagaagggaaaagagacATTTGGAGATCACATGCTCTGTGCTGACTCTGATACTCTGTCAACTTCCATGGGAGTAGCAGCAGCTGACATAACATGCCCAGCCACCTACCCCACATGTTCTTGACGAGGTCTGTCTGCTCCATGAACCAAAAAGCTGACTTCCtacacaaaaaagaacaagcaATGATTCACAAGCTGCAGATGTTTATTACAAGTTCTTGAGTTCTGTGTCATGTTTCTGAGTGCTAAACATTTTGCAGCTATATTCAAAACCCAACAGAGAATAAAAAGATGCACCAATCTCAGTCCATGCAATATTTTACATCATTGAAACACTATCTACCTATAggtaaatttatttgttttcttgttaaaTTTCTAACCACAATTTCCACAATCaagccaatttttttttaaaactaaaagaaaaaaataaagtttttactAAGAGTTCAGATGTTtgtaaaaaaagtttttactATGAAGagctttttgtttttaccatttttagaGCTCATCCTTGGCTTCTGAATCAGGCTTTGAGTCCTTGGGTTTTGAATCTGCCTCTGTGTCCTCCTTGGGCTTTGAATCTACCTCGGCGATTCTATCACGGTTTGTCTCGATGAAATTTATGATGTCTTCCTTGGTTCTATCACCGTTGTAATCCACCAGCTTTCCACTTGCTGACCTGAAATACACAGTTGGGTAACCTTGGATATCGAAATCGCCATCTGCAATGTCGTTCGCGGTGGCATCctagaggaaaatgaaatgaatcaaaccgaattttaatgaattgaGTTACAAAACTTGTCCAAGTAGACCCTCCAAAGTTTGTAGAGATTAGATATAACCACAGAGAAATGTAAgggtaataaataattgatcaaatatatttgaattgtcTCATAGACCAAATATGCAGATAACCcttttcaaaataagaacaaaaaattgcAGATATCAGCTACAAATTCAAACAGGACAAGCAATTAAAATTCCAGATTCAAAGGTAATGGATCTTACAAACTTAGCAATGATGATTTCAGGATCGCTTTCATATGAGACAGCCACTTCCTCTAAAGTTGGAGCAAGTTTTTTGCAGTGTCCACACCATGGAGAATAAAATTCCAGTAAAACTGCCCGACCAAACAAGCCAGTTAGTTAATGAACATAGACTAAACAACAAGATCAGGTTCAGCCAGATTTCGATTAAACTCCAAAATGAAATActagacattaaaaaaaatggattgaaGAACCAGTTACTTATCAAATGGCAAATATTCTTAGTGGTTTCACATTACAGGTCAGTTTCATGGCtcaaatatttgaaatcaagAATTAGAAGAGAAACTCTTTCCAACACACCAAGCGATATGAGATAGTAATTAATTGCCTAATCAGTAATCGTCAAGTGAAATTAACGAATTCATAATAAGATCTCGGCCTTAAGTATGAAATGTAATGATGTATACGTACAAACATACTGAGAACTAAAGTTATTTCTAGCTCATATTTGCTTAAGATCATATTTGTGAACTATGTCATACCATTCTTTCCAGATTTAAAGACTATATCCTGGAGACTATCAGCAACAACCACTTTCACGGGTTCATTGTTACTCTCGGGAATGGGTTCCGACTTAACGAATTGAGGCACATTGCCATTCTGCAATTAGAAATTCAGAGTCAAAACACCAAGAACATATAATTccaaaaagcaaaaaataagaaaggaaTTCAGAACACCAAGAACGAGTTTGACCTTGTAATCCTTCATCCAAGGGGCAATCTGATCAGCCTCCACATTGAAATTCACATACTTAAACCTATCATTTTTTTGCACAAGAAGGACAGGCACTTGTTCTTCCTTAAGTCCAAAATACTGTTGATGCAAACCAGTAAGGTATCAAACATGTGAGGCATAATGTAGAACAAAGTAGACAACTTAAATAGCCACacaaagcaaaaaaagaatacaaacgTTTAGGGCAGCTTGACTGGATTGACTGTCCCCAATTAGGAAACTTATTCCCTCTCCTTTGTACTGTTCAGCAACTTCACGgtacttggatttcaaagaaTCAGCAACCTCACTGGTGTAATTCAGAAACAGCATAGCCTATCCAACAGAACAGGAAATTATATATCAAACCTCATTAAGGAAACGAAATCTGAAAGTTGTTTACAGTATGAATGATAAGTATCGATAGGAAAAGTGAGCGGAGAACATTAGTATACAAATAGCTCCATGCAGACAATGGGAACATTTCTTTAACTAAAGAGAACGGTTCTCACAGCGGATCATGCCGCTTTACCTTATCATTAGGACTGTTGAAGAACTTGGAAAGGTAGACGTGATTGTTAGGATCATTATCAAACACCGTTACCAAGGGAATACTAGATTCTTCAATGAACTTC
This window encodes:
- the LOC111808385 gene encoding two-component response regulator ORR9-like, translated to MTDYCMPGMSGYDLLKRLKGSYWKDIPVVVMSSENEPSRINMCLEEGAEEFLLKPLQLSDVKKLEPHLQKSLTRCSAEIKEEQTVGFGIEIGIGIGIGITDSDVVDGGNNSDSNKNDNSDLKGDRS
- the LOC111808382 gene encoding protein disulfide-isomerase-like, with the protein product MASSSLIRFLVLASVLFSASFIEIYADEAEAKESVLTLDNSNFSDVVSKHNFIVVEFYAPWCGHCQKLAPEYEKAASILSSHDPPIVLAKIDANEESNRELAGQFEIRGFPTIKILRNGGKSSQDYKGPRDAEGIVDYLKKQSGPASAEIKSAEDASSLINNVFIVGIFPKLSGEEFDSYMALAEKLRSDYSFGHTLDAKLLPRGETSVSGPVVRLFKPFDEQFVDFKDFDAAKLEKFIEESSIPLVTVFDNDPNNHVYLSKFFNSPNDKAMLFLNYTSEVADSLKSKYREVAEQYKGEGISFLIGDSQSSQAALNYFGLKEEQVPVLLVQKNDRFKYVNFNVEADQIAPWMKDYKNGNVPQFVKSEPIPESNNEPVKVVVADSLQDIVFKSGKNVLLEFYSPWCGHCKKLAPTLEEVAVSYESDPEIIIAKFDATANDIADGDFDIQGYPTVYFRSASGKLVDYNGDRTKEDIINFIETNRDRIAEVDSKPKEDTEADSKPKDSKPDSEAKDEL